Below is a window of Hyphomonas neptunium ATCC 15444 DNA.
TGGCGGTGAAGCCTGCCTGTCCCGGCCCCATCAGGAACATGTTGGGGAAGTTATTGACCGCAAGGCCATGCAGGCTGCGCATACCGTCCGCCCAATGATCTTTCATGGTCACGCCGTCTTTGCCGACAGGATCGTATCCGGCGCGGCGGGTGTAATCGGTGCCCACTTCAAAGCCGGTGGCATAGACGAGGCAATCGATCTTGTATTCGACGCCATCGGCGATAATCGAATCTTCCGTGATCCGCTCAACGCCCTGGCCGCCGGTATCCACCAGCGTCACGGTCGGGCGGTTGAAGGAGTTCAGGTAAGCGTCATGGAAACAGGGCCGTTTGCAGAACTGGCGATACCAGGGCTTCAGCTTGGCGGCGGTGTCGGGGTCTTTGACCACCTCATCGACGCGTCCGCGCACCTGTTCCATCTTCTTGTAATCGGCCAGTTCGGCGAGCTCTGCCAGCCGATCGGGTGTCAGGCCCTGCGTGTCGCCGGAACTGGCGAGGAAGAGGATGTTGCGGATAATGTCCGTCCACCCGTCCTGCACCAGATCTTCCGGCTCATAGCCGCCGGAAACCAGCGTGTTGAAATTCTCCATGCGGCGGCGCTGCCAGCCGGGCTCCAGGCTTTTCGCCCAGTCCGGATCGGTCGGCTTGTCATTGCGCACATCGATGGAAGAAGGCGTGCGCTGGAAGACGTAGAGTTGCTTTGCGCCTGCAGCCAGATGGGGCACGCACTGCACAGCGGTGGCGCCGGTGCCGATGATGCCGACCACCTTATCTTTCAGCTTGGTGAGGCCGCCTGTGCTGTCCCCGCCGGTATAGGCATAATCCCAGCGGCTGGTGTGGAAGCTGTGACCCTTGAAGCTTTCAACGCCGGGAATGCCAGGCAGTTTCGGCCGGTTCAGCGGGCCGTTGGACATGATGACGAACTGCGCCGTGAAGCGATCATTCCGGTCCGTCTCGATGATCCAGACCTTGCGGGCCTCGTCCCATTTCATACCCGTCACGCCGGTGCCGAGGAGGGCGTTTTCATAGAGGCCGAAATGCTTGGCAATCCGTGAGGAGTGTTCGAGGATCTCGGGCGCCTTGGTGTATTTCTCTTTGGGAATGTAGCCGGTCTCTTCCAGCAGCGGCAGGTAGATATAGCTCTCGATATCGCAGGCCGCGCCGGGATAGCGGTTCCAGTACCAGGTGCCGCCGAAGTCGCCGCCGGTCTCGATCATGCGGATGTCTTTGAAGCCCGCCTTGCGCAGGCGCGCCGCCGAGAGCAGCCCGCCAAAGCCGCCGCCGATGACCGCAACTTCGACATGATCGGTCACCGGCGCGCGCTCAATCCGCTCCGAGTAGGGATCTTCCAGATAGTGCGCGAACTGTCCGGCGACGTTCACATACTGCTCGTTCCCGTCCTTGCGCACGCGCTTGTCGCGCTCGGCGCGGTAGCGGTCGCGCAGCTCATTGGGGTCAAAATCCAGATCAAGGGCCGCATTGTCAGCCATATTTGCATTCCTCCTCGGTGCGGCGCGCGGGATCTTTGCCCGTCGCATCTCGTCCATTCGAGAAGGAATCTAACCGTGATTGACGGCGCCTAACAGCCGTCACCCTGCGTCAGGGTTATCTTGCAGCGTCGCCGAGGAGGTGGGCGGGGCTTTCGGGGGAAGAGATGTCGATTGCGGGGTCTGCAAAGGGCCGGGAGTTCAGGTCTTCTGCGGCAACGCGGTCATAGAGATCGTCCCAGAGCGGGCTCTGGCTGGAGGCGGAGAACATCTGTTCGGCCGTGAGGCGGGCGTTGCGGCGCATGCGGTGGATGGTTTCCGGCTGGCCGACCAGCTCTGCCAGCTTGGCGACGAGCTGCTGGGCGACGTCTTCGGTCGCGTCGCGGTACTGGGTGGCATAGGCTTCGGTGCCGCGCGCTTCATAGCCGAGCGAGTTCCAGTCTCCGCGCGGGGTCTTGTCGAGATTGAGCAGGCAGCCATTGAAGCCGTCCATCACCACTTCGGGCACTGCGCAGATGTTCGTGGCGATGACGGGCGTATGCTCGGCCATCGACTCGATCATGGAGTAGCCGAATGTGTCGCCCAGCGTTGGCAGCAGGGTGAAATGGGAGGCGCGCATGAGGACGCGGACGCTGTCATTTCCGAGGCTGTTGATGTGGTTGACATTGGGCAGGTCGAGCAGGCGGAAATATGGGTCGAAAAATCCGGGTACGGTCGTATCGAACCAGACGCTTTCCCCCGCAACCAGCGAAGAAACAATGTTGAACCGGATCGGCAGGCCGCGCTCCAGCGCCAGCTCAGCGGCGCGCACGCAGGCGGCGCCGCCCTTGCGGCCGAAATGTGAGCCGACGAACGTGACCGTCAGGGTCTTGCAATCGTCATCGGCCAGCGCGTCGGGCTTGTCGCTCAGGAACACGTTGGGGTGGCGCACCATGAGTTTGGATTTCAGCTCCGGGAAGCTCTCGCGGTGCTGGTGTTTGAACTCGAACTTGCGGCGGGCATAATGCGACATCGCAACCAGGCGCCGGCAGTGTTTGCTCTCGATGGCGCCCTGCATGACCTTCAGCAGGAGGCTCGACTTGGGAAAGCCATAGCCGCGCGGCAGGGAGCTTTCAAAGGAGCAGATGAAGCGGCGGGCGCCAAAGGGAATGCGGTTCCAGGCATGAACGAGATCATTCTCCTGGAAGGGCGGAGTGACCGTGAACCCGTCCCAGTTGGAGTGGAGTTTGTTGAAGGGAATGAACCGCGTGCGAACCATCTCGTGACGCGAAATTCTCGGCGTCATGAACGCCGTTGGATAGCGATCACGATACACCATGACTTTCAGGCACCGCGCCTCTTCCGGGGCGGCGGAGTCCTTGATGCTTGAACTGTTCTGTGCCTGGTCGTGCATACTGCTGACCTCCAAAAACTGTTAAGACGCTCCAATCACAGCAAATTTTGCGCCAGCAGGCACTCCAGAAGCTCGCGGCCTGGGAATTCTTTCCTTTTGTGCACTGAGTTTTCGATCTTTAGGCGGAAATTACGCCGGTATTTGACGAAATGCCCAGCGAGCGGCGTGTAACATTTCTGTAAAAGTTAACGGCTGCTGCCATCTGTCTGTTACAAAACCACCGTATGCCGCACTTTCATGCATAAAAGGAGGCGTTTGGCCATGGCGACGATGGACGACAGCGAGAATTTTCCGGTTAATCCCCGAATTGCGGCCGGGGCTGCAACGATGGGTGACATGATCAGCCAGCGGCTTTCGCGCAGAGGTTTTCTCGGCGGATTGGGCGCGGTTTCCGGATTGGCGCTGGTGGGCTGTGCCACAGGGCGGGAAGTACCTGTGCCAACGGGGGATTTGCAGGCGCAGCCGGTCTTTCGCTTTGACGAGATCGCGCGCGGTATGGATGAAACCCATCATGTGGCCGCCGGATATGACGCCGATGTGCTGATCCGCTGGGGCGATCCGCTGTTTTCCGACAGCCCGGCTTTCGACCCGCTGAACCAGACGGCGGCGGCGCAGCGGCGCCA
It encodes the following:
- a CDS encoding flavin-containing monooxygenase, coding for MADNAALDLDFDPNELRDRYRAERDKRVRKDGNEQYVNVAGQFAHYLEDPYSERIERAPVTDHVEVAVIGGGFGGLLSAARLRKAGFKDIRMIETGGDFGGTWYWNRYPGAACDIESYIYLPLLEETGYIPKEKYTKAPEILEHSSRIAKHFGLYENALLGTGVTGMKWDEARKVWIIETDRNDRFTAQFVIMSNGPLNRPKLPGIPGVESFKGHSFHTSRWDYAYTGGDSTGGLTKLKDKVVGIIGTGATAVQCVPHLAAGAKQLYVFQRTPSSIDVRNDKPTDPDWAKSLEPGWQRRRMENFNTLVSGGYEPEDLVQDGWTDIIRNILFLASSGDTQGLTPDRLAELAELADYKKMEQVRGRVDEVVKDPDTAAKLKPWYRQFCKRPCFHDAYLNSFNRPTVTLVDTGGQGVERITEDSIIADGVEYKIDCLVYATGFEVGTDYTRRAGYDPVGKDGVTMKDHWADGMRSLHGLAVNNFPNMFLMGPGQAGFTANYPHLLDEQAEQIAYILSEVSARQASTFEASPEGEAAWVQKVIEKAMMRQEFLEECTPGYYNNEGKPSDRAAQNNSYGEGPNAYFRILKAWRESGELNGLELS
- a CDS encoding glycosyltransferase family 4 protein, which produces MHDQAQNSSSIKDSAAPEEARCLKVMVYRDRYPTAFMTPRISRHEMVRTRFIPFNKLHSNWDGFTVTPPFQENDLVHAWNRIPFGARRFICSFESSLPRGYGFPKSSLLLKVMQGAIESKHCRRLVAMSHYARRKFEFKHQHRESFPELKSKLMVRHPNVFLSDKPDALADDDCKTLTVTFVGSHFGRKGGAACVRAAELALERGLPIRFNIVSSLVAGESVWFDTTVPGFFDPYFRLLDLPNVNHINSLGNDSVRVLMRASHFTLLPTLGDTFGYSMIESMAEHTPVIATNICAVPEVVMDGFNGCLLNLDKTPRGDWNSLGYEARGTEAYATQYRDATEDVAQQLVAKLAELVGQPETIHRMRRNARLTAEQMFSASSQSPLWDDLYDRVAAEDLNSRPFADPAIDISSPESPAHLLGDAAR